From the Streptomyces sp. KMM 9044 genome, one window contains:
- a CDS encoding phosphotransferase, whose protein sequence is MSAGVPPAVSRAALALTGVPARTARRLSARTRTVVYRAGLADGRGVVIKLYAATARRNAITESAAIRAVADHVPVPALIGYGHVPGHEATALVTADLGPLTLGSAMRSGRISDERALKDLAGLLGRLHRAPVRPWAPRRPLHEQVTSLGRRCPPSSLDRIAPALAAIADAVHTAPVWCHGDLHGDNVVIAGPRAIRHLVDFTDAAAGPRESDVAQTLVMTDALSTLRARTVTDAYPLALDHHLLGAWAVFHTLRSWAHSSPGDDRVLWSRRLDDLSRRTPHLFRTRRPERTR, encoded by the coding sequence GTGAGTGCGGGGGTACCGCCCGCTGTCTCGCGCGCTGCCCTCGCCCTGACTGGGGTACCGGCCCGTACCGCCCGCCGGCTGTCCGCACGTACGCGCACCGTCGTGTACCGGGCGGGCCTAGCCGACGGACGCGGTGTCGTGATCAAGCTGTACGCGGCGACCGCACGCCGCAACGCGATCACGGAGAGCGCTGCCATCCGGGCCGTGGCCGACCACGTCCCCGTACCGGCCCTCATCGGCTACGGGCACGTTCCAGGCCACGAGGCGACCGCCCTTGTCACCGCCGACCTCGGCCCCCTCACCCTCGGCAGCGCCATGCGCTCCGGCCGGATCTCCGACGAGCGAGCTCTGAAAGACCTGGCCGGCCTGCTCGGCCGCCTGCACCGGGCCCCCGTCCGGCCGTGGGCCCCGCGCCGGCCCCTCCACGAGCAGGTCACCTCACTGGGCCGCCGCTGCCCGCCCAGCAGCCTCGACCGCATCGCGCCCGCGCTGGCCGCCATCGCCGACGCCGTCCACACGGCGCCCGTGTGGTGCCACGGCGACCTACACGGCGACAACGTCGTGATCGCCGGTCCCCGGGCCATCCGCCACCTGGTCGACTTCACCGACGCCGCAGCCGGTCCCCGCGAATCCGACGTCGCCCAGACCCTCGTCATGACCGACGCCCTCTCGACTCTCCGGGCCCGCACGGTCACCGACGCTTACCCCCTTGCCCTCGATCACCACCTGTTGGGTGCCTGGGCCGTCTTCCACACCCTGCGCTCCTGGGCGCACTCGTCCCCTGGCGACGACCGCGTCTTGTGGTCCCGCCGCCTGGACGACCTCAGCCGACGGACCCCGCACCTCTTCCGTACGCGCCGCCCGGAAAGGACGCGCTGA
- a CDS encoding glycosyltransferase, producing MSTPALSVVIPAFNEAAYLPRYLPSVLASLTRWEEITGRTGEVVVVDNASTDATADMASSFGVRVVTESVRNIGRVRNTGAAAARSGRLFFTDADVALPLEAVTAAAAAMDAGAVGGAIPPLYTPERLGARLLCAYWDHYRTRRGGAQGVNQFCTADAFHHIGGYRGDLFMSEDVEFFARLTAHGQATDRPVNILDELRVRPSTRRYDQWSSLRMLWWQNPVTARLRLRSPRMWRHWYETTVR from the coding sequence ATGAGCACCCCCGCCCTGTCGGTAGTGATCCCGGCCTTCAACGAGGCCGCCTACCTGCCCCGCTACCTGCCCTCCGTCCTCGCCTCACTCACCCGCTGGGAGGAGATCACCGGCCGTACGGGAGAGGTGGTCGTCGTCGACAACGCCAGCACCGACGCCACCGCCGACATGGCCTCCTCCTTCGGCGTTCGCGTCGTCACCGAGTCCGTCCGCAACATCGGCCGGGTCCGCAACACAGGAGCGGCAGCCGCCCGCAGCGGCCGGCTCTTCTTCACCGACGCGGACGTGGCCCTGCCCCTGGAGGCGGTCACCGCTGCTGCTGCCGCCATGGACGCCGGGGCCGTCGGCGGCGCCATCCCGCCGCTCTACACCCCGGAACGGCTCGGCGCCCGCCTGCTGTGCGCGTACTGGGATCACTACCGCACCCGGCGCGGCGGGGCCCAGGGCGTCAACCAGTTCTGCACCGCCGACGCCTTCCACCACATCGGTGGGTACCGGGGCGACCTGTTCATGAGCGAGGACGTGGAGTTCTTCGCCCGCCTCACCGCCCACGGCCAGGCCACCGACCGGCCCGTGAACATCCTCGACGAGCTGCGCGTGCGCCCGTCGACCCGCCGCTACGACCAGTGGTCGAGCCTGCGGATGCTCTGGTGGCAGAACCCCGTGACCGCCCGCCTGCGCCTCCGGTCGCCCCGCATGTGGCGTCACTGGTACGAGACGACCGTGCGATGA
- a CDS encoding PIG-L deacetylase family protein: MTKETPVQPQFLVDLPVPDGQGIYTFPDDLHRAHQTHTQQLAARHRNHDHRVLEVTAPHTRVPYYIEARTPAGRPVLVIEPHHDDFALSASGTFLARPRPLTVVSVFTRSRSVHPALEATYADVDTVSELRDREGAAALAPFAARRHLLGHKDAEPPYKPYDPELLDRVTEELRRIAVLHPDAELLAPAAVTRHPDHLLVHEAAVRLGCTWFWEDLAFWSTYALASCDQHLFRTRTGATMWPELVDITDTVLDKVTVLRMHGSQMHPARKMYRPIRYAFTTAADLVDGHGLYAERFYRTEESTC, translated from the coding sequence ATGACGAAGGAGACTCCTGTGCAGCCCCAGTTCCTGGTCGACCTGCCGGTGCCGGACGGGCAGGGCATCTACACCTTCCCTGACGACCTCCACCGCGCCCACCAGACGCACACCCAGCAGCTCGCCGCCCGCCACCGGAACCACGACCACCGCGTCCTAGAGGTGACCGCACCCCACACCCGCGTCCCGTACTACATCGAGGCGCGCACCCCCGCCGGCCGCCCGGTCCTCGTCATCGAACCCCATCACGACGACTTCGCCCTGTCGGCCTCGGGAACCTTCCTCGCCCGCCCCCGACCGCTGACCGTGGTCAGCGTCTTCACCCGGTCCCGGAGCGTGCACCCCGCCCTGGAGGCCACGTACGCCGACGTCGACACCGTGTCCGAGCTGCGCGACCGGGAGGGTGCCGCCGCGCTCGCGCCGTTCGCCGCCCGCCGGCACCTCCTCGGCCACAAGGACGCCGAGCCGCCGTACAAGCCCTACGACCCCGAGCTGCTCGACCGGGTCACCGAGGAGCTGCGCCGGATTGCCGTGCTCCACCCCGACGCCGAGCTCCTCGCCCCCGCCGCCGTCACCCGCCACCCCGACCACCTCCTCGTCCACGAGGCGGCCGTCCGCCTCGGCTGCACCTGGTTCTGGGAGGACCTCGCGTTCTGGTCGACGTACGCGCTCGCTAGCTGCGACCAGCACCTGTTCCGTACCCGTACGGGGGCGACGATGTGGCCCGAGCTGGTCGATATCACCGACACCGTCCTGGACAAGGTCACCGTCCTGCGGATGCACGGCTCGCAGATGCACCCGGCTCGGAAGATGTACCGGCCGATCCGATACGCCTTCACCACGGCGGCCGACCTCGTCGACGGGCACGGCCTCTACGCCGAACGCTTCTACAGGACGGAGGAGTCGACGTGCTGA